Proteins encoded within one genomic window of Episyrphus balteatus chromosome 1, idEpiBalt1.1, whole genome shotgun sequence:
- the LOC129920403 gene encoding uncharacterized protein LOC129920403: MIRKTWHKQIHRRKIWKTYSLAPKMWYYMKPFVIHLIMVFILFPIIYPTAILLATYWVFQFVCERDLGLTFPKTLDFHGYVRKVINTDPSREHQQVVQFHFEQFKIIAATIVTLIDYIRLATDAIFAL, encoded by the exons atgattcgGAAAACATGGCACAAACAAATTCATCGTCGCAAAATT TGGAAAACCTATTCATTGGCACCTAAAATGTGGTATTATATGAAACCTTTTGTCATTCATCTAATAATGGTTTTTATACTCTTTCCCATAATTTACCCTACagcaattttattggcaacaTACTGGGTTTTTCAGTTTGTTTGTGAAAG agaTCTTGGTTTAACATTTCCTAAAACTTTGGATTTTCATGGTTATGTTCGGAAAGTAATAAATACTGATCCATCCAGGGAGCATCAACAAGTGGTGCAATTTCATTTTGAACAGTTTAAAATTATAGCAGCAACAATTGTTACATTGATTGATTACATTCGATTGGCAACAGATGCAATATTTGcgctttaa
- the LOC129920370 gene encoding mediator of RNA polymerase II transcription subunit 23 yields the protein MDTQVMEAVNEFLKVENIEEAFLCVIVHKTDGEKEKAQKFTNNIVSIFNTLAPESKETVIRQYVQRSAASANLNQLKVLMDTLGKLVAGNLITAKLLCDKILLCEKLVYENKNFWVEGFKLIKKVITHVDYKGVREIMKICREKSQSFPVNINVSFLPQLLALEDTIRFIFNRNNCLLPAYFIANEIMKPFSFHWKINKLMTDFVEEFRHTAQMVSIIGHQHMLPIVEPFGYADHMMNSWKLDHNTLKFNFKGSLPYEPELLEEQPQLLRYVLDQPYSREMVSIMLNLQKQQKQRCNALEEQMVNLSIKAMEMTETDMNASSTDETTSPNEWVWLHLSSQLIYFVLFQIVSFQHIVLSLYEKLSKRELRKGRDQLMWILLQFISGSIQKNPISNFLPMFKLFDLLYPEQEPLKLPDCNKSTSMKQMAPICIWIHLMKKARLENMNINRPIPIALKNHHEFLQHLVMPNTMMSMSLGNDFRIILLCNAYSTNQEYFSRPMNILVEALNGNAKAVGAPGPSNVSQISPVPFSMVVLDSLTVHSKMSLIHSFVSQMIKQSQTKSSVPAPALVETYSRLLVYTEIESLGIKGFLSQLLPAVFKHHAWGILHTLLEMFSYRLHHIPTHYRVQLLSHLHSLASVPQTNKMQLNLCFESTALRLITGLGSAEVQPQLSRYFNDKTPGSVASGESEELNRVLILTLARSMHITGSGDDLQPWCKDLLSNIMQNTPHSWAKHSLECFPPALNEFFTQNSTPLENKQQLKKSVDEEYCNWTSMSNENDIIAHFIRPNTNPLFLCLLFKMIWETENISPVAYKILEGISARALSAHLRKLCDYLVYEVANSNGKDFIHKCVDTINNMIWKYNVVTIDRVVLCLALRTQEGNEAQVCFLIIQLLLLKVSELRNRVQEFFKDNSPDHWKQNNWHEKHLAFHQKYPEKFAPDESASHPPLPVYFGNVCLRFLPVLDIVFHRFIELPIQHVHQILEVILDHLGCLYKFHDRPITYLYNTLHFYEWILRDTPSLKKKLVSAVTGALVDVRPPNWALSEQYQIYLQSKEALWNPELSYYMSLLRRLADTISGKNYFYVTDWRFSEFPNAPSHALYVTCVELLSLPVTPQIVGNNLIDVIVKGYPLIPQKEIHAYINAVGIVLAALPEAYWSTIYDRLQEVISSPKMLKWSYRFSAFELFNFKTVREAMIEKVYAVVLAVAHSVFHHMGGFKLATMTRYLKEKLKPCVKTSHQLVFLCHVFGPFLQRIEQEKPNAVAGIAILLYELLEVVDKHNWSENLEYMDQICDFLYHIKYIHVGNIIKNESETIIKRLRPALQMRLRFITHLNLEDIHSEKTEPATPQQQQQQQQQQQQQQQQSNIGMSTNQPTTSQMSQGIPTQQQQIQPQIIQQQQQQQQQQQQQQQQQQQVMQQQVQQTPQQQQQQQPQQQLSQMNPMAGMTQQQMQQQMQMQQHQHLQMQQQQQMQMQQQQQLQQQQQQFQLQQQQQQQHLQQQQIQHIQQQQQMQMQQQQLQQQQLQQQQNMGMRHN from the exons ATGGATACCCAAGTAATGGAAGCTGTAAATGAGTTTCTG aaaGTAGAAAATATCGAAGAAGCATTTTTATGTGTTATTGTTCATAAAACCGatggagaaaaagaaaaagcacaaaaatttacaaataataTTG TGTCTATCTTTAATACTTTGGCTCCAGAGTCCAAAGAAACAGTCATCAGGCAATATGTTCAACGATCTGCAGCCAGTGCCAATTTAAACCAATTAAAAGTGTTGATGGATACTTTGGGCAAACTTGTCGCGGGTAATCTCATCACGGCTAA ACTTCTGTGCGATAAGATACTTCTCTGTGAGAAATTGGTTTACGAGAACAAGAACTTTTGGGTGGAGGGtttcaaacttataaaaaaagttataactcaTGTGGATTACAAAGGAGTCAGGGAAATAATGAAA ATTTGTCGTGAAAAATCCCAGTCTTTTCCCGTCAACATCAATGTAAGCTTCTTGCCGCAATTATTGGCTCTGGAAGATACAATTCGTTTCATATTCAATAGGAACAACTGTCTTCTGCCGGCCTATTTCATAGCCAATGAAATAATGAAACCATTCTCCTTTCATTGG aaaatcaacaAACTTATGACGGATTTTGTTGAAGAATTCCGTCACACCGCCCAAATGGTCTCCATAATTGGTCATCAACACATGCTGCCAATAGTTGAACCCTTTGGCTATGCTGATCACATGATGAACTCCTGGAAACTAGATCATAACacattgaaattcaattttaaagggAGTCTTCCTTACGAACCGGAACTTCTTGAAGAACAACCACAACTATTGAGATATGTCTTAGATCAACCATATTCTCGTGAAATGGTTTCGATAATGTTGAATTTACAAAAGCAACAGAAACAACGATGTAATGCCCTGGAAGAGCAAATGGTCAATTTGAGTATCAAGGCAATGGAAATGACCGAAACTGATATGAATGCCTCATCGACAGATGAAACTACATCACCCAATGAATGGGTCTGGTTGCATTTGTCATCGCAgttgatttattttgttttgtttcaaattgTCAGTTTTCAGCATATTGTTTTGTCTTTGTATGAAAAG CTTTCAAAAAGAGAATTAAGGAAAGGAAGAGATCAATTGATGTGGATTTTACTTCAATTCATTTCGGGGAGTATTCAAAAGAATCCA ATCTCAAATTTCCTGCCTATGTTTAAACTTTTCGACTTGCTGTATCCAGAACAGGAACCACTTAAGTTACCCGATTGTAATAAGTCGACATCTATGAAACAG aTGGCTCCAATTTGCATCTGGATTCATCTAATGAAAAAAGCAAGACTAGAAAACATGAACATAAATCGTCCTATTccaattgctttaaaaaatcaTCATGA ATTTCTTCAACACTTGGTCATGCCAAATACAATGATGTCAATGAGTTTAGGAAATGACTTTCGTATCATACTCCTTTGCAATGCATATTCAACCAATCAAGAGTACTTCTCACGTCCAATGAATATACTAGTTGAGGCATTAAATGGAAATGCAAAAGCTGTTGGTGCACCTGGACCATCGAATGTCTCACAAATATCACCTGTACCATTTTCAATGGTAGTATTGGATAGTTTAACTGTTCATAGTAAAATGTCTCTTATTCAtag TTTTGTGTCGCAAATGATAAAACAATCACAAACAAAAAGTTCAGTACCTGCTCCAGCACTGGTCGAAACTTATTCTAGACTATTAGTTTATACTGAAATTGAGTCTCTTGGTATAAAGggatttttaa GTCAACTATTGCCAGCAGTATTTAAACATCATGCATGGGGCATTTTGCATACTCTTTTGGAAATGTTTTCCTATCGTCTTCATCATATTCCTACACATTATCGTGTACAATTACTATCTCATTTGCATTCACTAGCATCTGTtccacaaacaaacaaaatgcaattaaatttaTG TTTTGAATCTACTGCTTTGCGCCTGATCACTGGACTAGGTTCAGCGGAAGTTCAGCCGCAACTTTCTCGTTATTTCAATGACAAAACTCCAGGCTCAGTTGCATCTGGTGAAAGTGAAGAACTTAATCGTGTTTTGATTCTCACTCTTGCAAGATCGATGCATATTACTGGATCAG GTGACGATTTACAACCTTGGTGCAAGGATCTTCTTTCGAACATCATGCAAAACACTCCTCATTCCTGGGCCAAGCATTCACTTGAGTGTTTCCCTCCAGCTTTAAATGAATTCTTTACTCAAAACAGCACTCCTCTGGAGAATAAGCAACAGCTTAAAAAATCAGTAGACGAAGAGTATTGTAATTGGACATCAATGTCCAATGAAAATGACATCATTGCTCATTTCATTCGACCAAATACAAATCCTCTGTTTTTGTGTCttcttttcaaaatgatttGGGAAACTGAAAATATAAGTCCAGTTGCATACAA gATCTTAGAAGGCATCAGTGCTCGAGCTCTGTCGGCTCATTTACGAAAACTCTGCGACTATCTTGTTTATGAAGTTGCCAATTCCAATGGCAAGGATTTCATCCACAAGTGTGTCGATACTATCAATAACATGATCTGGAAATATAATGTTGTTACAATTGATCGAGTTGTTTTATGTCTGGCCCTCCGAACTCAAGAAGGGAATGAAGCACAAGTATGCTTCCTCATAATTCAGTTGCTTCTGCTGAAAGTATCCGAATTGAGAAATCGAGTTCAGGAATTTTTCAAAGATAATAGTCCAGATCATTGGAAACAAAATAATTG GCACGAAAAGCATCTTGCTTTCCATCAAAAGTACCCTGAAAAGTTTGCACCTGACGAATCTGCGTCACATCCTCCTCTTCCTGTTTACTTTGGTAATGTTTGCTTGAGATTCCTTCCCGTGCTTGATATCGTTTTTCATCGATTCATCGAATTACCTATTCAGCATGTTCATCAAATTCTCGAAGTCATTCTTGATCATTTGGGATGTCTTTACAAGTTTCATG aTCGTCCCATAACCTATCTCTACAATACTCTTCACTTTTATGAGTGGATATTGCGAGACACACCTTCGTTGAAGAAAAAACTGGTAAGTGCTGTCACAGGTGCTCTAGTCGATGTTCGTCCACCAAATTGGGCTCTCAGCGAACAATATCAAATTTATTTGCAAAGTAAAGAAGCCCTCTGGAATCCTGAACTAAGTTATTATATGAGTCTTCTCCGACGATTGGCTGATA CAATTAGTGGTAAAAACTACTTCTACGTCACTGACTGGCGTTTTAGTGAATTCCCAAATGCTCCAAGTCATGCTCTATATGTTACTTGTGTTGAATTACTAAGTTTGCCAGTAACTCCACAAATTGTTGGCAATAATCTAATCGATGTGATTGTCAAAGGCTATCCGTTGATTCCACAAAAAGAAATCCATGCTTACATTAACGCTGTTGGAATTGTTCTTGCTGCTTTGCCAGAAGCCTATTGGAGTACCATCTATGATCGTTTGCAAGAAGTAATAAGCTCACCAAAGATGCTCAAGTGGTCTTATCGATTTTCGGCATTTGAATTGTTTAATTTCAAAACTGTGCGTGAAGCAATGATAGAGAAAGTTTATGCTGTAGTTTTAGCTGTGGCACATTCAGTGTTTCATCATATGGGTGGATTTAAATTGGCCACAATGACGAG atatttgaaagaaaaactgaAGCCTTGTGTTAAAACTTCCCATCAGTTAGTATTTTTGTGTCACGTATTTGGACCATTTCTTCAGCGAATTGAACAAGAGAAACCAAATGCGGTCGCAGGAATTGCTATTCTCTTGTATGAGCTTCTCGAAGTTGTCGATAAGCATAATTGGAGTGAAAATCTGGAATATATGGATCAAATTTGTGACTTTTT ATACCACATTAAATATATTCACGTtggaaatattattaaaaatgagtCAGAAACTATTATTAAGCGTTTGAGGCCGGCTCTGCAAATGCGATTGAGATTTATAACTCATCTTAATTTGGAGGACATTCATTCGGAGAAAAC TGAACCAGCAACcccacaacagcaacaacaacaacagcagcagcagcaacaacaacaacaacaatcaaatATTGGTATGTCAACAAATCAACCAACAACATCACAAATGAGTCAGGGAATTCCAACGCAACAGCAACAAATTCAACCCCAAATCattcaacaacaacagcaacaacaacaacagcagcagcaacaacaacaacaacagcaacaagtTATGCAACAACAAGTACAGCAAACAcctcaacaacaacagcaacaacaaccacaacaacaatTATCCCAAATGAATCCCATGGCTGGTATGACTCAACAACAGATGCAACaacaaatgcaaatgcaacaacatcaacatttacaaatgcaacaacaacagcaaatgcaaatgcaacaacaacaacaattacaacaacagcaacaacaattccaacttcaacaacaacaacagcaacaacatttgcaacaacaacaaattcaacacattcaacagcaacaacaaatgcaaatgcaacaacagcaattgcaacaacagcaattacaacaacaacaaaatatgggcatgcgtcataattaa
- the LOC129906207 gene encoding cyclin-dependent kinase 5 homolog — protein MQKYEKLEKIGEGTYGTVFKGRNRETMEIVALKRVRLDEDDEGVPSSALREICLLKELKHKNIVRLYDVLHSDRKLTLVFEHCDQDLKKYFDSLNGDIDMSVCRSFMLQLLRGLAFCHSHNVLHRDLKPQNLLINKNGELKLADFGLARAFGIPVKCYSAEVVTLWYRPPDVLFGAKLYTTSIDMWSAGCIFAELADAGRPLFPGSDVLDQLLRIFRVLGTPTEESWPGVTHLSDYVSLPSFPPITSWSQIVPRLNSKGRDLLQKLLICRPNQRISAEQAMQHPYFTESSTSHS, from the exons atgcaaaaatatgaaaagttagaaaaaatcgGTGAAGGCACCTACGGAACAGTCTTCAAAGGACGAAATCGTGAAACTATGGAAATTGTCGCTCTGAAGCGAGTTCGATTAGATGAAGACGACGAAGGTGTTCCAAGTTCAGCTTTGCGTGAAATTTGTCTCCTTAAA GAATTAAAGCACAAAAATATTGTCCGTCTTTACGATGTCCTCCATTCTGACAGAAAATTAACTCTAGTCTTCGAGCATTGCGACCAGGATCTGAAGAAATACTTTGATAGTTTGAATGGAGACATCGACATGTCAGTTTGTCGGAGTTTTATGTTACAACTGTTGCGTGGTTTGGCATTCTGTCATAGCCACAATGTCCTGCATCGTGATTTGAAGCCACAGAATTTATTAATCAATAAAAATGGCGAACTTAAATTGGCTGATTTTG GTCTTGCGCGAGCTTTTGGTATTCCAGTAAAATGTTACTCAGCCGAGGTTGTGACTTTGTGGTATCGTCCACCAGATGTTCTATTCGGAGCAAAGCTCTACACCACCAGCATTGATATGTGGTCAGCGGGTTGTATATTTGCTGAGCTTGCCGATGCTGGACGTCCACTCTTCCCAGGTTCGGATGTTCTTGATCAATTGTTGCGTATATTCCGAGTGTTGGGTACACCAACAGAAGAATCTTGGCCAGGAGTTACGCATCTATCCGATTACGTATCGCTGCCAT catTTCCTCCAATAACTTCATGGAGTCAAATTGTTCCCCGACTGAATTCCAAAGGACGTGATCTGCTGCAAAAACTACTCATTTGTCGTCCCAATCAGAGAATAAGTGCCGAACAGGCGATGCAGCATCCATATTTTACAGAAAGTTCAACTAGTCACTCTTAA